From one Nitrospirota bacterium genomic stretch:
- a CDS encoding DUF1499 domain-containing protein: MAHAPRTILMMSLLSLTPGLMLAACTGVPPANLGVKDGKLASCPPTPNCVSSQSSDQEHAVEPLRFTGPRPQAVAVMKNLILHMKRTRITEERDSYLRTEFTSAVFRFVDDVEFFFDDDSKTIQVRSASRLGHSDFGVNRSRIEDIRKLWNASASP, from the coding sequence ATGGCGCACGCACCGCGTACAATCCTGATGATGTCTCTCCTGTCGCTTACTCCGGGCCTGATGCTCGCAGCCTGCACCGGCGTGCCCCCCGCCAATCTCGGGGTGAAGGACGGGAAGCTCGCGTCCTGCCCTCCGACCCCCAACTGCGTATCCAGCCAGAGCTCCGACCAGGAGCATGCCGTGGAACCGCTGCGATTCACGGGACCGCGGCCCCAGGCAGTTGCCGTCATGAAAAACCTGATCCTTCACATGAAACGGACGCGCATCACGGAAGAGCGGGATTCGTACCTGCGCACCGAGTTCACGAGCGCCGTATTCCGCTTTGTGGACGATGTGGAGTTCTTCTTCGATGATGATTCCAAGACCATCCAGGTCCGATCGGCATCCCGTCTCGGCCATTCCGATTTCGGCGTGAACCGGAGCAGGATCGAGGACATCAGGAAACTCTGGAATGCTTCCGCGAGCCCTTGA
- a CDS encoding transposase, which produces MKKQRSFSSEFKRQVVEEYLSGVSTAALLCRRHSISSGLLYYWKKQYVKNSFEADAAREAALEERIKELEQALGKSHLENEFLKKALHRSFEQSRKKGSSLPTTETLSKPSRGGANS; this is translated from the coding sequence ATGAAGAAACAGAGGTCGTTCAGTTCCGAGTTCAAGCGTCAAGTTGTTGAAGAATACCTGAGCGGGGTCAGCACCGCAGCCCTGCTCTGCCGGAGACACAGCATTTCCTCCGGGCTTCTGTACTACTGGAAGAAGCAATATGTGAAGAACAGCTTCGAGGCGGATGCTGCCCGGGAAGCTGCCCTGGAAGAGCGGATCAAGGAACTGGAGCAGGCGCTCGGGAAATCTCACCTCGAGAATGAGTTCTTAAAAAAAGCGCTGCATCGGAGCTTCGAGCAGTCCCGGAAAAAAGGCAGTTCCTTGCCGACCACCGAGACCTTGTCGAAACCGTCACGAGGGGGTGCGAACTCATGA
- a CDS encoding ELWxxDGT repeat protein, which yields MMPSSGAVPVTLYLSASNGTTGPGYELFKTDGTAAGTSLVKDINTRTPGSSPSQFVEIGGVTYFVASDGWGEKLWKTNGTAAGTVLVKDVNQNISANNLTDLTAMGNTLYFVADDGTNGRELWKSDGTAAGTMLVKDINPGNSGGNPIRLKAMGNTLYFVADDGTAGAELWKSDGTAGGTVLVKDINPGSAGSSPYELTVVGNTLYFEADDGTTGGELWKSDGTSAGTMLVKDIWPGIGTGIFGPFTPAGSTLYLFASDGTTGPELWKSDGTPSGTMLVKDIVPGVQGINIIGEAIALGNTLYFTADDGVTGFELWKSDGTAAGTMLVKDIMPGKNGSTPYGFIVIGNTLYFAANDGVAGIELWKSDGTAAGTVMVKDINAGSASGVFSRLTLVGSTFYFTADDGVAGLELWKSDGTAAGTVMVRDISPGSAPSYFSDITACGNHLCFSADDGIHGSEPWISNGTDAGTYMIADVRAESDARIQYMVSLNGIMYFSADDSGYNSELWRSDGTAAGTYRVKDINPMGSSDPRDLTILANTILFTAMDNTNGYELWKSDGTAAGTVMVKDINPGSGYSLPQGLIVMGNALYFAADDGTHGIELWKSDGTAAGTVMVKDINPGSGSSSPQYFIVMGNTLYFAADDGVTGYELWKSDGTAAGTMLVKDISFGSNGSYPSGFTVLGSTLYFSADDGVTGYELWKSDGTAAGTMLVKDINPGINMSDPYGFTVMGGTLYFGADDGASGYELWKTNGTAAGTVRVKDINPGGSSDLDSLTVLGNTLYFAADDGATGYELWKSDGTTAGTVMVKDINPGNGDGDPYDLTVVGNTIYFGADDGTTGYELWKTDGTTAGTVLAVDIWPGAKGGCGAILSRK from the coding sequence ATGATGCCATCGTCCGGGGCTGTTCCCGTAACGCTCTATCTCAGCGCCAGCAACGGGACCACTGGCCCCGGCTACGAGCTGTTCAAGACCGACGGGACAGCAGCCGGTACCAGCCTTGTCAAGGATATCAATACGAGAACGCCGGGCAGTAGTCCGTCTCAATTTGTGGAAATAGGAGGCGTCACCTATTTTGTCGCGAGTGACGGGTGGGGAGAGAAGCTTTGGAAAACGAACGGCACTGCTGCAGGCACGGTACTCGTGAAGGACGTCAATCAGAACATCTCCGCAAACAACCTCACGGATCTCACGGCCATGGGGAACACGCTCTACTTTGTGGCCGATGACGGCACGAACGGTCGCGAGCTCTGGAAAAGCGACGGCACTGCAGCAGGCACGATGCTCGTGAAGGACATCAACCCGGGAAACAGCGGTGGCAATCCTATTCGTCTCAAGGCCATGGGGAACACGCTCTACTTTGTGGCTGATGACGGCACAGCAGGTGCTGAGCTCTGGAAGAGCGACGGCACTGCAGGGGGCACAGTGCTGGTCAAGGACATCAACCCGGGCAGCGCCGGTAGCAGCCCCTACGAGCTTACGGTCGTGGGAAACACGCTCTATTTTGAGGCCGATGACGGCACGACAGGTGGTGAACTCTGGAAGAGCGACGGTACTTCCGCAGGGACTATGCTGGTCAAGGATATCTGGCCGGGCATTGGGACAGGCATTTTCGGTCCCTTTACTCCCGCGGGGAGCACGCTCTACTTATTTGCCAGCGACGGAACTACAGGGCCCGAACTCTGGAAGAGCGATGGTACCCCTTCCGGCACGATGCTGGTGAAGGACATCGTACCTGGCGTGCAAGGTATCAATATAATCGGGGAGGCCATCGCTCTGGGAAATACGCTCTACTTTACAGCAGATGACGGCGTCACAGGATTTGAGCTCTGGAAGAGCGACGGCACTGCAGCAGGCACGATGCTGGTAAAGGATATCATGCCGGGCAAAAACGGCAGCACCCCATACGGGTTTATTGTTATCGGGAACACACTTTACTTTGCTGCAAATGATGGCGTGGCAGGGATTGAGCTCTGGAAAAGCGACGGCACTGCAGCAGGCACGGTCATGGTCAAAGACATCAACGCGGGCAGTGCGAGCGGCGTCTTTTCCAGGCTCACGCTCGTAGGGAGCACTTTCTACTTCACGGCCGATGACGGCGTCGCAGGGCTTGAGCTCTGGAAGAGCGACGGCACCGCAGCGGGCACGGTCATGGTCAGGGACATCAGCCCCGGGAGCGCTCCTTCCTATTTCTCAGATATCACCGCGTGTGGGAATCACCTGTGCTTCAGCGCTGACGATGGGATCCATGGGAGTGAACCCTGGATCAGCAATGGCACGGATGCCGGGACCTATATGATAGCCGATGTAAGGGCAGAAAGTGATGCCCGTATCCAGTACATGGTCTCGCTCAACGGCATCATGTATTTTTCTGCCGACGATTCGGGATACAACAGCGAGCTGTGGCGCAGTGATGGAACTGCCGCAGGAACGTACAGGGTAAAGGACATCAACCCCATGGGTTCAAGTGACCCCCGCGACCTCACGATCCTGGCGAACACGATTTTATTTACGGCCATGGACAACACAAATGGGTATGAACTCTGGAAGAGCGACGGCACAGCAGCTGGCACGGTGATGGTAAAGGACATCAACCCGGGCAGCGGCTACAGCTTACCTCAGGGGTTAATTGTCATGGGCAACGCGCTTTACTTTGCGGCTGATGACGGCACTCATGGGATTGAACTCTGGAAGAGCGACGGCACAGCAGCTGGCACGGTGATGGTAAAGGACATCAACCCCGGCAGCGGCAGCAGCTCCCCTCAGTACTTCATTGTCATGGGGAACACGCTCTACTTTGCGGCCGATGACGGCGTGACGGGATATGAACTCTGGAAGAGCGACGGCACCGCCGCAGGCACGATGCTGGTGAAGGACATCAGCTTCGGCAGCAACGGGAGTTATCCTTCTGGCTTCACGGTCCTGGGGAGCACGCTCTACTTTTCGGCCGATGACGGCGTGACAGGATATGAGCTCTGGAAGAGCGACGGCACCGCAGCGGGCACGATGCTGGTGAAGGACATCAACCCGGGCATCAACATGAGTGATCCCTACGGTTTCACCGTTATGGGCGGCACGCTCTACTTTGGGGCCGATGACGGCGCATCAGGGTATGAGCTCTGGAAAACGAATGGCACGGCCGCGGGCACGGTGCGGGTGAAGGACATCAACCCGGGCGGCAGTAGTGATCTCGATTCGCTTACGGTCCTGGGGAACACGCTGTACTTTGCTGCCGATGACGGCGCAACAGGATATGAACTTTGGAAGAGCGACGGCACGACAGCGGGTACGGTCATGGTCAAGGACATCAACCCGGGCAACGGCGACGGCGATCCCTACGACCTCACGGTCGTGGGGAACACGATCTATTTTGGGGCCGATGACGGCACGACGGGATACGAGCTTTGGAAGACTGATGGCACTACAGCGGGCACCGTGCTTGCTGTGGATATCTGGCCGGGAGCCAAGGGCGGCTGCGGGGCAATCCTCTCTCGGAAATAG
- a CDS encoding NAD(P)/FAD-dependent oxidoreductase has translation MEKRMVIIGAGIAGLSTGCYARMNGYETTMFEMHTIPGGLCTAWKRKGYTFDISMHNLLGTKAGPFNQMWRELGALKDQEFFHHQEMGRIEGKGKSLDICADARQLEDQMLALSPEDASLTKEFIRLLSAKTSMGIMPLKPREMLGLVDKIRLGASFLPLMGLFRKYGQMTLQEFAQRFQDPFLRNAVRFFMDSPGWPMLRFPLVGLAGYLNAFSEVGVPIGGSQKMIFKIADLYRELGGSIFYKSRVTDVIVENGRALGVRLEDGTEHPADIVVWAGDGHALIFDILKGRYLDQQIKGMYTHWIPVLPLVHVAIGVRRDVSKEPHRTIFELDKPITIAGEEHKWMCCQNHCCDPTMAPRGKSVVEVWYATRYDYWERLEQDRAAYDAEKKRIAEATIAELDKRWPGFASQVEVVDVPTPATYVRYTGNWKASPDGWYITPDNMKQTFLRTLPRLSGLYMVGQWTAPFTGAAIAALSGRQLIQLLCKQNKKAFVTEGQNRSEARLAA, from the coding sequence ATGGAAAAGAGAATGGTGATCATCGGCGCCGGCATTGCCGGACTTTCGACCGGGTGTTATGCCCGGATGAACGGCTACGAGACGACCATGTTCGAGATGCACACCATCCCCGGGGGGCTGTGCACTGCCTGGAAGCGGAAGGGATACACCTTTGACATCAGCATGCACAATTTGCTCGGCACCAAGGCCGGACCCTTTAATCAGATGTGGCGGGAACTTGGCGCACTCAAAGACCAGGAGTTCTTCCATCATCAAGAGATGGGCCGCATCGAGGGCAAAGGAAAGAGCCTCGACATTTGTGCCGATGCCAGACAACTGGAGGACCAGATGCTGGCCTTGTCGCCTGAGGACGCATCCCTGACAAAAGAGTTCATCCGGTTGCTTTCGGCAAAGACCAGTATGGGCATCATGCCGCTGAAGCCGAGGGAGATGCTCGGCCTCGTGGACAAGATCAGGCTGGGAGCTTCTTTTCTTCCGCTCATGGGGCTCTTCAGGAAATACGGACAAATGACGCTTCAGGAATTTGCGCAGCGGTTCCAAGACCCTTTTTTACGAAACGCAGTCCGGTTCTTCATGGACTCGCCCGGGTGGCCGATGCTGCGCTTCCCCCTCGTCGGTCTTGCGGGCTACCTGAACGCGTTTTCCGAGGTGGGTGTGCCCATAGGAGGATCGCAGAAGATGATCTTCAAGATAGCCGATCTTTACCGGGAGCTCGGTGGCTCGATCTTTTACAAGAGCCGGGTGACTGATGTGATCGTAGAGAATGGCCGGGCATTGGGTGTTCGACTCGAGGACGGCACTGAGCATCCCGCGGATATCGTGGTCTGGGCAGGGGACGGCCACGCGCTTATCTTCGATATTCTCAAGGGGCGCTACCTCGATCAGCAAATCAAAGGCATGTACACACATTGGATCCCCGTGCTGCCGCTTGTGCACGTAGCCATCGGCGTTCGCCGCGATGTGTCGAAAGAGCCCCACCGGACCATCTTCGAACTGGATAAGCCCATTACGATCGCGGGCGAGGAACACAAGTGGATGTGCTGTCAAAATCACTGCTGCGATCCGACCATGGCTCCGCGCGGGAAGTCTGTGGTCGAGGTATGGTACGCGACGCGCTACGATTACTGGGAAAGGCTTGAACAAGACCGTGCGGCCTATGACGCGGAAAAGAAGCGGATCGCCGAGGCGACCATTGCCGAGCTGGATAAGCGCTGGCCAGGCTTCGCATCCCAGGTCGAGGTCGTGGATGTTCCGACGCCCGCCACCTATGTTCGCTACACGGGGAACTGGAAAGCCTCACCCGATGGCTGGTACATCACGCCGGACAACATGAAGCAGACCTTTCTCCGGACCCTGCCCCGTTTGTCTGGTCTTTACATGGTGGGGCAGTGGACCGCACCGTTCACCGGCGCAGCGATCGCGGCGCTCTCGGGACGTCAGCTGATCCAGCTGCTGTGCAAGCAGAACAAGAAGGCATTCGTGACAGAAGGACAGAACAGGTCAGAGGCACGTCTTGCGGCTTGA
- a CDS encoding TIGR04282 family arsenosugar biosynthesis glycosyltransferase, with the protein MNDRQIVLLFIKAPMQGRVKSRLADTIGEEAALDLYRRFILDTIDMLERTGCEFRIFCHPPEAVADVSHWLRAGSPVMPQEGDDLGARMENAFRRVFSEGWSRAVLLGSDIPDLPESVIPEAFTLIMKHKVVLGPAADGGYYLIGFDREAFLPAPFNGMSWSTPDVLIRTRDVLQAAGLRVPLLREWRDVDSFDDLRALAARSGHSPFRSSRTMTYLAQNRSLLARGRSH; encoded by the coding sequence ATGAATGACCGTCAGATCGTTCTCCTGTTCATCAAGGCCCCGATGCAGGGCCGGGTCAAGTCGCGGCTCGCCGACACAATCGGAGAGGAGGCGGCACTCGACCTGTACAGGAGATTCATCCTCGATACGATCGATATGCTCGAGAGGACCGGTTGCGAGTTCCGGATCTTCTGCCACCCTCCGGAAGCAGTTGCGGACGTCTCTCACTGGCTCCGTGCAGGTAGTCCCGTGATGCCGCAGGAAGGCGATGATCTGGGGGCAAGAATGGAGAACGCCTTTCGCCGTGTGTTTTCGGAAGGGTGGTCGCGCGCGGTGCTTCTCGGCAGCGATATCCCCGACCTTCCGGAGAGCGTCATCCCCGAGGCGTTCACGCTGATCATGAAGCACAAGGTGGTCCTGGGCCCGGCCGCGGACGGCGGGTATTATCTGATCGGGTTCGACCGGGAAGCATTTCTGCCTGCGCCGTTCAACGGCATGTCCTGGAGCACCCCGGACGTGTTGATACGGACCAGAGACGTGCTGCAGGCAGCCGGCCTCCGGGTCCCGCTGCTCAGGGAATGGCGCGATGTCGACTCCTTCGACGACCTGCGGGCGCTCGCCGCGCGGAGCGGCCATTCCCCGTTCCGTTCATCGCGGACCATGACGTACCTCGCACAGAACAGGAGCCTCCTTGCTCGTGGCCGGTCGCACTAA
- a CDS encoding CBS domain-containing protein, with the protein MTSAKSSEDTGRMPSRIGLEMLVRDVMTPQVISISKYESVVHVANILADKNISGLPVVDKENKVIGIITQADILSMVGVGRDHTFKDLLKYMLGEPLHERRVGDHVGDIMTAPALTIRPEASVADAVRIMDEKRIRRLTVVNSANELIGIVTRADILKAVIRKMQW; encoded by the coding sequence ATGACGAGCGCCAAGAGCAGTGAGGACACCGGACGGATGCCGTCGAGAATCGGGCTCGAAATGCTGGTCAGGGACGTGATGACGCCCCAGGTGATCTCGATCTCAAAATATGAAAGCGTCGTCCATGTGGCGAACATCCTGGCTGATAAAAATATCAGCGGCCTTCCCGTCGTGGACAAGGAAAACAAGGTCATCGGGATCATCACCCAGGCCGACATTCTCTCGATGGTGGGCGTCGGCAGGGATCACACCTTCAAGGACCTGTTGAAGTACATGCTGGGCGAACCGCTGCACGAACGCAGGGTGGGGGACCACGTGGGCGACATCATGACCGCGCCGGCGCTGACCATCAGGCCCGAGGCCAGCGTAGCCGATGCCGTCCGGATCATGGACGAGAAGCGGATCCGGCGGTTGACCGTGGTCAACAGCGCGAATGAGCTCATCGGGATCGTGACGAGGGCTGACATCCTGAAGGCGGTCATCCGGAAGATGCAGTGGTGA
- a CDS encoding DUF3047 domain-containing protein → MKRSVAAPLLLFITALFLTVPSPAAQQKRVLFREDFDNLDNWKDFFFPKIQRHSTYTIERHDGSHVLRAESKASASAIVYNRSFNVYEYPRGRWKWKVANLYRRGDARTREGDDYPIRIYIMFEYDPARAGILERMQHGLARTLYGEYPPHSSLSYAWASKREPSFIMTSPYTGRAKMVLLEQGPAKVGTWQEEAVNFLDDYRRAFGADPPPEARIAIMNDSDNTGEASVSWLEYLEVFSD, encoded by the coding sequence ATGAAGAGGAGTGTTGCCGCCCCCTTGCTGCTTTTCATAACCGCGTTGTTCCTGACGGTCCCCTCCCCGGCCGCACAGCAGAAGCGCGTCCTCTTCCGGGAGGACTTCGACAACCTCGACAACTGGAAGGATTTTTTCTTCCCCAAGATACAGCGTCATTCGACCTATACGATCGAGCGGCACGACGGGAGCCATGTACTCAGGGCCGAGAGCAAGGCCTCGGCGTCGGCCATCGTGTACAACCGTTCCTTCAACGTCTATGAATACCCGCGGGGTCGGTGGAAGTGGAAAGTGGCGAACCTGTACCGCAGGGGCGACGCGCGGACGCGTGAAGGCGATGACTATCCCATCCGCATCTATATCATGTTCGAGTATGACCCGGCCCGTGCCGGGATCCTGGAACGCATGCAACACGGACTTGCCAGGACGCTCTACGGCGAGTACCCGCCGCACAGCAGTCTCAGCTATGCCTGGGCCAGCAAGCGGGAGCCTTCGTTCATCATGACCAGCCCTTATACCGGCCGGGCCAAGATGGTGCTCCTGGAGCAGGGCCCCGCCAAGGTCGGCACCTGGCAGGAGGAAGCGGTCAACTTCCTGGATGACTACCGCAGGGCCTTTGGCGCAGACCCTCCGCCGGAGGCGCGGATCGCGATCATGAACGATTCGGACAATACCGGCGAAGCGTCTGTTTCCTGGCTCGAATACCTCGAGGTCTTCAGTGACTGA
- a CDS encoding IS3 family transposase (programmed frameshift): MKSSRFTETQIIAILKEADAGVLVKDLCRKHGISDATYYNWKSKYGGMAASDLKRMKEMEGELSKLKRMYADLALENRALKDLIEKKPLGPLERREAVRYLVDEHGLSIKRSCDCLRISRAAFYKPISSPAVRDAEIIAALNALLERHGGWGFWKCYDALRRSGHPWNHKRLYRVYCQLHLNQKRRAKKRLPKRVKQPLGVPQRPNQVWSADFMSDTLYAGKRFRTLNVIDDFNRECLAVEIDTSITGRRLIRVFERLRSERGLPDILRTDNGPEFLSSDFVEWAESAGMIIRYIQPGEPNQNAYIERFNRTYRQEVLSLYLFNSLEDVREATYWWMIDYNEHRPHDSLGSLTPDECLKNYTGNSTFKLST; encoded by the exons ATGAAAAGCTCGAGATTCACCGAAACACAGATCATCGCGATCCTCAAAGAAGCAGATGCCGGGGTGCTTGTGAAGGACCTTTGTCGGAAACACGGCATCAGTGATGCGACGTATTACAACTGGAAATCAAAGTACGGCGGCATGGCGGCTTCCGATCTCAAACGGATGAAAGAGATGGAAGGCGAACTGAGCAAGCTCAAACGGATGTACGCTGACCTCGCTCTTGAAAACCGCGCTCTGAAGGACCTGATCGAAAAAAAGC CTCTAGGGCCGCTTGAGAGACGAGAAGCAGTGCGCTACCTGGTCGACGAGCATGGCTTATCGATCAAACGCAGCTGCGACTGTCTACGTATCTCTCGGGCGGCTTTCTATAAGCCGATATCAAGTCCAGCGGTGCGCGATGCCGAGATTATTGCAGCGCTGAATGCTTTGCTTGAACGCCATGGCGGGTGGGGCTTCTGGAAATGTTATGACGCCCTACGCCGGAGTGGCCATCCGTGGAACCATAAACGGCTTTATCGGGTCTATTGCCAACTGCATTTGAACCAGAAGCGCCGTGCAAAGAAACGGTTGCCCAAACGAGTAAAACAGCCGCTGGGAGTGCCACAGCGTCCGAATCAGGTCTGGTCCGCCGACTTCATGAGTGATACGCTCTATGCCGGCAAGAGGTTTCGGACGCTCAACGTCATTGATGATTTCAACCGTGAATGCCTAGCCGTGGAGATCGATACCTCCATAACCGGCAGGCGGTTAATTCGTGTATTTGAACGGCTGCGCTCCGAACGGGGGCTTCCCGATATTTTGCGGACCGATAACGGCCCGGAGTTTCTCAGCAGCGATTTTGTCGAATGGGCCGAGTCTGCTGGGATGATCATCCGCTATATTCAGCCGGGAGAACCGAATCAGAACGCTTATATCGAACGCTTTAACCGAACGTATCGGCAAGAGGTGCTCAGTCTGTATCTGTTCAACAGCCTAGAGGATGTCCGGGAAGCTACGTACTGGTGGATGATCGACTACAATGAGCACCGTCCCCATGACTCCCTCGGGAGTCTGACGCCGGATGAATGTCTGAAAAACTACACCGGAAACTCTACTTTTAAACTGTCTACTTGA
- a CDS encoding ACP phosphodiesterase, giving the protein MDSKNKEATPNASAHAMNYLAHMLCSNGTPASMLGNFIADFVKGDVEGRFPCEVAEGIRQHRRVDCFTDAHEVFGASRRLVSRVRRRYAGVIIDVLYDHFLAISWERYCSTTLDEFVGRVYENLGGHRVEVLHPVPMVIEKMVREDWLRSYLTLDGIDRTFRRISRRVQRENPLGTAIEELERNYDTLRDHFHSFFPQLLAHFRGQPGSM; this is encoded by the coding sequence ATGGATAGCAAGAATAAGGAAGCGACCCCAAACGCTTCCGCGCACGCTATGAACTATCTCGCCCACATGCTCTGCAGCAACGGTACCCCCGCATCGATGCTCGGGAACTTCATCGCCGATTTCGTGAAAGGCGACGTGGAGGGCCGGTTCCCTTGCGAGGTCGCGGAGGGGATCCGCCAGCACCGCAGGGTCGACTGCTTCACGGACGCGCACGAGGTCTTCGGCGCGAGCCGGCGGCTCGTAAGCCGCGTTCGCCGGCGCTACGCGGGCGTGATCATAGATGTGCTTTACGACCACTTCCTGGCGATCAGCTGGGAAAGGTACTGCTCCACGACGCTCGACGAGTTCGTCGGACGGGTCTATGAGAACCTGGGAGGGCACCGGGTGGAGGTGCTGCATCCCGTGCCGATGGTCATCGAGAAGATGGTCCGCGAGGACTGGCTGCGAAGCTACCTGACCCTGGACGGGATCGACCGGACGTTCCGGAGGATATCGCGGAGGGTGCAGCGAGAGAACCCTCTGGGCACGGCGATCGAAGAGCTGGAGCGGAACTACGACACTCTCCGGGACCATTTCCACTCATTCTTTCCCCAGCTCCTGGCGCACTTCCGGGGACAGCCCGGGTCAATGTAG
- a CDS encoding TIGR04283 family arsenosugar biosynthesis glycosyltransferase, with translation MLPRALEVNMKSGPPATAVSVIIPVLHEAACINEAIARCRELDGGNNAEIVVVDGSPDCETISAVSGPGVVTACSPAGRGRQMNRGAELASGAVLLFLHVDTALPLDALARVRDLLEDATIVAGAFRLGIASGRKIYRVTERYVGLRTRLTRIPFGDQAIFIRRGYFEAIGGYRNIPLMEDVELMTRIRKRGDRIGIVREKVMTSPRRWEREGIFSCTFRNWALQLSYSLGVSPERLARWYRSS, from the coding sequence ATGCTTCCGCGAGCCCTTGAGGTGAACATGAAGTCCGGACCGCCTGCCACAGCCGTTTCCGTGATCATTCCCGTTCTGCACGAGGCAGCATGCATCAACGAGGCGATCGCACGATGCCGGGAACTGGACGGAGGCAATAACGCGGAGATCGTCGTCGTGGACGGATCCCCGGACTGCGAAACGATCAGCGCCGTCAGTGGCCCCGGTGTCGTCACCGCATGCTCCCCGGCGGGCCGGGGCCGCCAGATGAACCGGGGAGCAGAGCTCGCCTCGGGAGCGGTCCTGCTCTTCCTGCATGTTGACACGGCTCTCCCTTTGGATGCGCTCGCCCGGGTTCGTGACCTGTTGGAAGACGCTACAATCGTCGCCGGCGCCTTCCGCCTCGGCATTGCCAGCGGCCGGAAGATCTACCGGGTGACAGAGCGCTACGTCGGCCTCCGCACGCGTTTGACGAGAATCCCCTTCGGGGACCAGGCCATCTTCATCCGGCGCGGTTATTTCGAGGCGATCGGCGGGTATCGCAACATACCGCTCATGGAAGACGTCGAGTTGATGACCCGCATACGAAAGCGGGGCGACCGGATCGGCATCGTCCGGGAAAAGGTCATGACCTCGCCGCGCAGGTGGGAGCGGGAAGGCATTTTTTCCTGCACATTCAGGAACTGGGCGCTGCAGCTGTCGTACTCCCTCGGGGTCTCCCCCGAGCGCCTTGCCCGATGGTATCGCTCTTCGTGA
- a CDS encoding TVP38/TMEM64 family protein, whose amino-acid sequence MAGRTKKIILLAVLVAAVFAVRAWLPEGDLTLETLKRERDVLLAAVQDRYLLSVAAYISLYILVAALSIPGAAIMTLAGGYLFGVLPATLYVAFGATTGATLAFLVSRYLLGSWLQTRYGGQLKRFNEEIARNGARYMLTLRLIPVFPFFLINALSGFTNIPLRTFVWTTALGMVPASVVFAYAGRQFGSINSVSEILSPGVLAAFAALALFALLPAVLERRKAGKNASSHRP is encoded by the coding sequence GTGGCCGGTCGCACTAAAAAAATCATCCTGCTGGCCGTCCTGGTCGCCGCGGTCTTTGCGGTCCGCGCCTGGCTGCCGGAAGGCGACCTTACCCTCGAGACGCTGAAACGGGAGAGGGATGTTCTGCTCGCGGCCGTTCAGGACCGCTACCTGCTTTCCGTTGCCGCCTATATCTCCCTCTACATCCTTGTCGCGGCCCTGTCCATACCGGGTGCGGCGATCATGACCCTGGCCGGAGGCTACCTGTTCGGAGTGCTGCCCGCGACGCTCTATGTCGCCTTCGGCGCAACGACCGGCGCAACGCTGGCATTTCTCGTTTCCCGCTACCTCCTGGGGTCCTGGCTGCAGACGAGATACGGCGGTCAGCTGAAGAGGTTCAACGAAGAGATCGCGAGGAACGGCGCCCGCTACATGCTGACCCTGCGTCTGATCCCGGTCTTTCCCTTCTTCCTGATCAACGCGCTGTCAGGATTCACGAACATCCCGCTCAGGACGTTCGTCTGGACGACGGCACTCGGCATGGTTCCGGCAAGCGTCGTCTTTGCCTATGCGGGCAGGCAGTTCGGTTCCATCAACTCCGTCTCGGAGATACTGTCCCCCGGCGTCCTGGCAGCTTTTGCGGCCCTTGCCCTCTTTGCCCTCCTGCCGGCCGTGCTCGAGCGGCGGAAGGCCGGAAAGAACGCATCGTCGCACCGGCCTTGA